The window GCCGCCATCCACTCGCCCAAACGCACCAAGCAACGCGCCTTCAGCAAAGCCGCTGGCAGCAAAGTCGCGTCAAGTTGCAACGCAGCATCACAGCCCTGCAACGCGGCTTGCACCTCGCCATTCTTGAATGTCGCATTGGCGGTGTTAAAGGCCTGCGCGGCCAGCACTTGGGTTGAATTCGTTTCGGTCATAGCGTGTATTTTCATATACAAAAATACTTTTTTGGAATTCAGAAATAAAAGAGACTGGATCCCGCATCAAGTGCGGGATGACAGCGGGGCACTGGATCCCGGATCGAGTCCGGGATGACATTTGATTTGTCACCCCGGGCTTGACCCGGGGTCCAGGCATTTAAGCTTTCGCGAAGCGACTAACCAGTACGAGGTACTGACATAAGCAAGGGCCAAAACTCACAAAATTCCATCGTACAAATCAAGCCACTGCGGATTACTTTTTTCGATCAAGGCCAACTTCCACTCACGCCGCCAACGTTTGAGGCGTTTTTCATGGGCAATCGCTTCTTCGATGCTGTCCGTTTGATCAAACCACACCAAATGAGTCACACCATGCTCAGCCGTGAAGCCCTTCACCAACTTCTCGCGGTGCTCGTGGACACGCCGAACCAAATTGTTCGTCACGCCCACATAAAGCGTTCCATTGCGCTGGCTGGCCAAGATGTAGACGAAGTACGACATCCAGATAGGCTAAATTCTTTGGGCGATTTTGTCTCATCTCAACGCAGCTCAATCGTATCGAAATGTGACTGGATCCCGCATCGAGTGCGGGATGACACCCTTCTTGTCACCCCGGGCTCCGACCCGGGGTCCAGACGTTTAGCCTTACGCGAAGCGACTGACGAAGACTGGATCCCGCATCAAGTGCGGGATGACAAGCGGGGGCACTGGATCCCGCATCAAGTGCGGGATGACAAGCGGGGGCACTGGATCCCGGATCGGGTCCGGGATGACAGAAGCGGGTCCGGGATGACAAAAGCGAGTGCAGGATGACATCACGCTCACACAGCGTGTGCGCTGCCTCTGCCCAAGCCTTCTGCAATCAAGGTCAGCACCAATGTATTGAGCGAAACGCCTTCGCGCTTGGCTCTTGCCACCAACTGCACATGCATTGAACGGGGCACACGCGAAACAAACTTGCCCGATGCAGCAATGGGCGTGAAATCTTCGCTCCGCAAAGTGGGGTGCGGCACCTCACGGCCCAAGTCCAACAAGGTGCTGACAGTGGCCTCAAAAGCCTCGCGACCATCGCTCATGGCCTGGTCCATCGTTTCGCCATCGGCCACAACACCTGGGATATCAGGCATCGTGAACATGAAGCCACCGCCATCTTCAGCGGCGATAGGGCTCAGCACATGGCTGTAGGCCTCAAACGGAAACGGTGGCACCACCTTTTTAATCTTCTTGACCATACGACTGCTCCTGAAGTGCATCCAACAACAGCAAAAAATGCTTGATGTAAATGGCTTTGATGGGTCGCCTTGCGGGCACTGACAACGTATCGGTTAATTGCGAATGGACAAACACATGATGACTACCACCCGTGCTTCGTACGCTCAACCCATGGCGTTTGGCCAATGCCAACAAGTCATCCATGCGCCAGTCATTTGCCGGATTGCGGCGCATGGCTTGCTGTAGCTTCAAAGCCGTATTCATAGTATCACATTCAGTATCAAAAGGTTCTGATCTATCTGTTGACCAGCATGCCTTGAGCCGCCGAAGACTGGATCCCGCATCAAGTGCGGGATGACATTTGATTTGTCACCCCGGGCTTGACCCGGGGTCCAGGCATTTAGCCCTTCGCGAAGCGACAAACCTGTCACCCCGGGCTTGACCCGGGGTCCAGACGTTTAGCCCTTCGCGAAGCGACAAACCTGTCACCCCGGGCTTGACCCGGGGTCCAGACGTTTAGCCCTTCGCGAAGCGACTGACGAAGACTGGATCCCGGATCTAGTCCGGGATGACAGGAGAGCTGTCACCCCGGGCTCCGACCCGGGGTCCAGGCATTTAGCCCCTCGCGAAGCAACTGACGAATCAGCCGTTGTGCGTCACCGCCATTTGCTGGTCGAGCAGCAGTTGGGCTGTGGTGTCGTTGGCGGCGTTGTAGACGGCGTAGGTGCGGCCGTTTTGAGTGACGGTGGAATCGGTAGACAGCCACTCGTTGGCGCTGAGCAGGGCCGTGTCGTTGGCGTCGCCGGTCAACATCAGTTGGTGCATGTCGCCCGAAACCGCATCCACACCGCTTGCGCCCAACATATCGGTCAGGGTCAGCTTGATGGTGTTGGCAGCGGCGTCGGCGGAGGCGTTCACCTCGGTCAACTTGGCTGCGTCTGTCACGGCGGACAAGTCCAAAGACAGACCACCAAACAGCTTGAACACGTTGTCGCCCTGCCCCACGGCGTGCGATGCCGCCTCGGCCGCAGAGGCGCTGCGGTATTCGAACGCTGCGTCGGCCACCAGCACAGAAGAACCATCGGCCAACTGCGCTGTGGACCGACCCGCCTCGGTCACACCCGCCACTGGCGTGCGCGTGGTGCCATCGCTCGTCAAGTCGATCGACGTGATGCCCAAGTCAGCCAAGCTGCGCACCTCGCCAGCATCGCTCACGCCGTTGCCGTTGGCGTCTTGCCAAACTTTGAACTCGGCAAACTTCGCGTCGGCTTCGTTCAACTGGCCGTCGTGGTTGGTGTCAAACACTTCAGCCAAACCTTGCAAGTCGGTACCCCCGTTTTGGGCAAACGCAAACTGGCTGTGGTCGTGCACCATGCCGTCGGCGTATTTGTCCCACACCAGCACGCCGTCTTGCGGAGCAGCCCAGTGGGTGGCGTCCAAAGTGCCGTCGCTGTTGACGTCCATCACGGTTGAGGCATAGCCAATGGTGCCATCACGGTTCAAGTCCAGCAACACTGGGGCCACATTGGCGGTCACGGTCACGAGCTTATTGACAATGACTTGGGATTTAGTCGCCGTGTTTTGCCAGACCACGTATTCGGTAGCGCCGTCTTTAACAGTTCCTGCATTGGTCCAAGTGCCAGTGCCAGACTTCAAGCTAACCGCATCGACATTGGTGCCATCGACCAGAAACTGATGGAACCGGGTGGTGGCGCTCAATGCTGTGCCCGTCACGTTGGTCCAGGTTTTGCCATCGTCGCTGGGGGTACCCGTGTGGATGCTGTTAAAGCCCGCCATGTCGTTGACATCTCTGCTTGCGATGATCAGTGTGTTGGCAGCGACATCTTGGCCCATATTGATGCGCTCAATGCTGTTGATACGGCTAGCGCCGTCATACGCACTGGCGCTGACGTTTCTGATGGTGGTGAGGTCTAAGGTTCCCCCATTCATCAGGCGAATGGTATCGAAGCCTTGTCCGCCGTCCACCATGGCTTTGACTGCTGCGCTTGTGTTGTTGGCCAGATTGGTTACATCTGATGCGGTCAGCACAATCACGTCATTGCCACGGCCTGCGTTAAAGCGGTCAACTCCACCCCCACCAGTGAGCGTGTCATTGCCCGTGGTGCCAATCACTTGTTCGCTGCCCGCTCCGCCTGTTCCGTTAGCCACCATCCCTGTAGCGAACTGAGTGCCACCATAGATGACGTAAGTCCGACCCACGTTGGTGATGCTGCCACTGCTCGGCTCAGCGCTAGGCGCTCCAACCAATAAGTCGTCAAAGCCGTCACCGTTGATGTCACCACCGTAAGAAACAGCACTGCCGTCATTGAATGCGATACCGCCCAATTGATCATCTGCAGAAGCACCATTGATGACGAATCCACCACTGCCTTGAGCAATGTCAGAGAAGTTGAGTGCAGTGGTACTTGTTTTTCCGTACACCACAAAAACGCGGCCGTTTGGACCAGACAGGCCTGAGGCCAACAACATGTCGGCCAAGCCATCGCCGTTGATGTCTCCCGCATACGAGGCTGACAAACCGGATAGGAATTCCGTACTCGTGTTACCGGTGCCAGTGGTACCCTTGATCATGAAGCCGCCAGAGGCATTGGCTGCAGTCAGTGAAGTCAGGTTAACCGTCGCAGTGTCTGTTTTACCAAAAACCACATAGCTATTGCCCCCCTGTCCGGAGGCAATAATGTCGTGAACCACCACGTCAGCCAAACCGTCACCGTTGACGTCTCCGACGCCGGAAACACTTTGGCCCACGTTTTGGTTGGCGGTGAAACCGACAATGTCAAATCCCGTGGTGGAAGCTGCTGTGCTGGTGCCTCCAAAACTGACACGTGCCGAACCTGCGCGTGTCTGGCCATTGATGTCAGCAAGGTTGTTGCCGAAGACAAAGTCACCAAACCCATCTCCGTTGACATCGCCAGCATTGCTGGCGTAGCCAACATTGGAAGTGTTGAAGCCGTAATCAAAGGCACCTGTTGGTGGCGATCCCAAATCATAAGAAGCATTGATCCCGGTTGAAGCATTGGGTTCGGTTCCAAAAAGAACCGAACTGGTACTACCAGCGGACAAGATATCGTTCAGACCGTCACCGTTGAGGTCACCAGCTGTATTGACTATCGACGACTGACGACCCAGTATTGCATAGCCCTCAGATGTTGCTGTAGCTCGGAAAGTGTCCACAGTGACTGTATTGCTGTTGGTCTTACCGTAAACCACAAACACTGCACTGGTGTTGCCACCATTGGTGGCTTGCGCGTTCGTATCTGCGACGAGAATATCGGCCAAACCGTCACCGTTCATATCTCCTGCCGCTGAAACGTTGATGCCTAGCTTAGAGCTCCCTCTGTCAGTCCTAATGACAAAACCGTTCGACGAGCCTCCTGCTGTGATACTTGACAACTCCAATGATGTGATCGGTGTAGATGAACCGAACACCACAAACGCACGCGCGTCAGAGGGCGAGAAGTTGGGGTGCTGACCGATCACAAAGTCATCGTAGCCATCACCGTTGACGTCACCCAGGTAAGACACTGAAGAACCCGTGTTGTAGCCTGTTGTGGCGGATGCGACACCCACAATGCCATTCGTCAACGTGACAACCGAAGTCGTCACCGTCTGATTCACCGTATCGGTCGCCAACGAGTAAGCGGTGGTGCCACCTTTCGCGTTGGTAGCGCTGATGTTCACAAACGCGCCTTCAGTGCCGCTGGTTTGGTCCCACGCGCGGAAGGTGAAGGCGCTGCTGATGCTGCCTGTGAAGTTGGCGTTGGGTTTGAAGTACACGCGGTTGTCCGTGTCGGACTTGAGCAAGAAGGCGCGGCTGTCGCTGAGCGCGGTGCTGGTGTCCACAGCCGTCCAAGTGGTGCCGCCGTTGGTGCTGAAGAACAGGCTGCCTTTGCTGGTGTCGATCGCGTTTATGGCGATGCCTTTGCCGTTGGTGCTGTTGGCATCGGTGACGGCACCTACAAAATCTGAGACCAAAGTGCCGACTGCACCCGTGGGGTTAGCGGGAGTGGCCGACGATGGCAAGCTGTTCATACTGAGGCTAACGTCAGCAAGCACAGGGGCTGCGTTGGCAGCGACCACGGTGATGGTGCTGGCCAAACTGAGTGTGGCGGTATCAACGCCGCCGTTGGCAGTGCCACCGGTGTCCTGCAGGCTGCTAATAGTTAGCACACGGCCACCTAGGCTGGCCGTGGCATTGGTGTTGATGTACTGAATGCTCTTAACAAGGATTTCCGTGTTGGCAGTGCTCAAACCAGCGCTGCTGCTGAGGTCTACGGTGGCCGTGCCATTGGTTACAGAAACACTGAATGCGATACCGTTGGTGGTGGTGGTTCCGCTGGTGCCGTTGGTCAGGCTGAAGGTGCTGCCGTCGAGGGTGATTTTTTCATCTGCACCGTCTTGCAAGCCGCTCACTGTGAATTTGAGGGCCTTGATGGTTTGCACAGTGTCTCTGTTGCCCAGGGTGGCTGTGGCCGCGCTGAAGGCGGTCACTGCGGTGCTGCTGCCGATCGATTGGCTGCCGCCTTGTGTGGTGACCACCAGCGTTGGCGCGTCGTTGATATCGGTGATGTCAAAGTTGAGGTTAAATGTGCTTGCCGTGGAGTAGGCATCTCCAGCGCCCGTGAGGGCAGAGATGTCTTTGAAGGTGCCCGTGGTGGAACCATCAGTTCCGTCCCACAGGCGGATATTGGCTTTAGACAGTTGTCCTGAGAAATCGGCTTTGCCAGAGAACCACAGGCGGGCGTTGCCGTCGAGCAAGAAGGCGTTGGTGGCACTGCAGCTGGCGCATTTGGCGGTGAGGTCGAGCCAAGTCGCGCCACCGTCCAAGC is drawn from Limnohabitans sp. 63ED37-2 and contains these coding sequences:
- a CDS encoding GIY-YIG nuclease family protein produces the protein MASQRNGTLYVGVTNNLVRRVHEHREKLVKGFTAEHGVTHLVWFDQTDSIEEAIAHEKRLKRWRREWKLALIEKSNPQWLDLYDGIL
- a CDS encoding type II toxin-antitoxin system HicB family antitoxin, which gives rise to MVKKIKKVVPPFPFEAYSHVLSPIAAEDGGGFMFTMPDIPGVVADGETMDQAMSDGREAFEATVSTLLDLGREVPHPTLRSEDFTPIAASGKFVSRVPRSMHVQLVARAKREGVSLNTLVLTLIAEGLGRGSAHAV
- a CDS encoding type II toxin-antitoxin system HicA family toxin — translated: MNTALKLQQAMRRNPANDWRMDDLLALAKRHGLSVRSTGGSHHVFVHSQLTDTLSVPARRPIKAIYIKHFLLLLDALQEQSYGQED